A single region of the Nitrospirota bacterium genome encodes:
- the prsR gene encoding PEP-CTERM-box response regulator transcription factor, which produces MERLLVVDDSEEIRKQLKWGLGREYTVLTAGDTREAVALFKKHQPKVVTLDLGLPPHDSGTEEGFRCLDELLKHVPSTKVVVITGNNERENALKAVKMGAYDFYQKPIDLNELKIIVARAFYLNNIEEENRRLHLSLDEKTTELGGMMGQCPEMLKVFSTIRKVASSDISVLIMGESGTGKELVARAVHSMSLRKDGPFIPINCGAIPENLLESELFGHEKGAFTGAHVQVQGKVEYAHKGTIFLDEIGELPSSLQVKLLRFLQEKTIQRIGGREDLHVDARILAATNIDIGKAIKEGKFREDLYYRIGVLMVNLPTLRKRGDDILLLSNIFLRRFSEEFRKKIRGFSPAAIKLLESYEWPGNVRELENRVQRAVIMSEHSMIEPHDLGFTDRPAVPQASIIENGTLREARDRLERDMAIAAIEKHTGNIARAAEDLGISRPTLYDIMKKHGLFNAAPQF; this is translated from the coding sequence ATGGAACGGTTACTCGTCGTCGATGACAGCGAAGAGATAAGGAAGCAGCTCAAGTGGGGGCTGGGCAGAGAGTACACGGTGCTCACCGCGGGCGATACCCGGGAGGCGGTCGCGCTCTTCAAGAAGCATCAACCGAAGGTGGTGACGCTCGATCTCGGCCTGCCGCCCCATGACAGCGGAACGGAGGAGGGCTTCCGCTGCCTCGATGAGCTCCTGAAGCACGTCCCTTCCACCAAAGTCGTCGTCATCACGGGAAACAACGAGCGGGAGAACGCGCTCAAGGCGGTCAAGATGGGCGCCTATGACTTCTACCAGAAGCCCATCGACCTCAACGAGCTGAAGATCATCGTCGCGAGGGCCTTCTATCTCAATAACATCGAGGAAGAGAACCGGCGGCTGCACCTCTCCCTCGACGAGAAGACCACCGAGCTCGGCGGGATGATGGGCCAGTGCCCCGAGATGCTGAAGGTCTTCTCGACCATACGGAAAGTGGCGTCGTCCGACATCTCGGTGCTCATCATGGGAGAGAGCGGTACGGGCAAGGAGCTGGTGGCCCGGGCCGTCCACTCGATGAGCCTGCGGAAGGACGGGCCGTTCATCCCTATCAACTGCGGCGCTATCCCCGAGAACCTGCTCGAATCCGAGCTCTTCGGGCACGAGAAGGGGGCGTTTACCGGCGCCCACGTGCAGGTGCAGGGCAAGGTCGAGTACGCGCACAAGGGGACCATCTTCCTCGACGAGATCGGCGAGCTCCCGTCCAGCCTGCAGGTCAAACTGCTCCGCTTCCTCCAGGAGAAGACCATCCAGCGTATCGGCGGCAGAGAGGACCTCCATGTCGATGCGCGCATCCTCGCTGCCACGAATATCGATATCGGCAAGGCGATAAAAGAGGGCAAGTTCAGGGAGGACCTCTACTACCGCATCGGCGTGCTCATGGTCAATCTCCCCACCCTCAGAAAGCGCGGTGACGATATCCTGCTGCTCTCGAATATCTTTCTGCGGCGGTTCAGCGAGGAGTTCAGGAAGAAGATACGGGGGTTCAGCCCGGCGGCCATCAAGCTGCTCGAGTCCTACGAGTGGCCCGGCAACGTACGGGAGCTGGAGAACAGGGTGCAGCGGGCCGTCATCATGTCGGAGCATTCGATGATCGAGCCCCACGACCTGGGCTTTACCGACCGTCCGGCGGTTCCGCAAGCGAGCATAATCGAGAACGGCACTCTCAGGGAGGCGCGGGACCGGCTCGAACGCGACATGGCGATCGCGGCGATCGAGAAGCATACCGGCAATATTGCGCGCGCCGCAGAGGACCTGGGAATCAGCAGGCCGACGCTCTACGACATCATGAAGAAGCACGGCCTCTTCAACGCGGCGCCCCAGTTTTAG